A stretch of [Clostridium] innocuum DNA encodes these proteins:
- a CDS encoding LysR family transcriptional regulator, which produces MLDTKIVSLLTLITCKSYTKAAKQLHLTQPAISHQIKQLEEEFQIKIFHKSRKHLILTPEGEILVKYAHRMMAVYNNTHQALEDAKNNLHRFNIATTPTAGEYYIPQLLAAYCREHSDVHINLITDSINNIYNKLKLYEADFAIIDGRLTSDKYQSILLDTDYLCLIVSPQHALANRSSVNMNELLEESFILRSKEAGTREIFENYLESQRDSIRNYRILIETDSLATIKELVMSNMGVSIMSHNACKEDEQKGRLKTIPITNSTMIREINLVYPKDFQHVDVLLELKKTYSKLQ; this is translated from the coding sequence ATGCTTGATACAAAAATTGTGTCGCTACTGACGCTGATCACCTGCAAGAGCTATACAAAAGCAGCAAAGCAATTACATCTCACACAGCCTGCCATCAGTCATCAGATTAAACAACTGGAAGAAGAATTCCAAATCAAAATCTTTCACAAGAGCAGAAAACATCTGATTTTGACGCCGGAAGGTGAGATACTGGTGAAATATGCCCACCGCATGATGGCAGTATACAACAATACACACCAGGCATTGGAGGACGCAAAAAACAATCTGCATCGTTTTAATATCGCTACAACACCGACCGCCGGTGAGTATTACATTCCTCAGCTGCTTGCGGCATACTGTCGTGAACACAGCGATGTGCATATAAATTTGATTACAGATTCCATAAATAATATTTATAATAAACTGAAATTATATGAAGCAGATTTTGCGATAATCGACGGACGGCTGACATCAGATAAATATCAATCCATTCTTCTGGATACCGATTACCTCTGTCTGATCGTATCACCGCAGCATGCGCTGGCAAATCGCAGTAGTGTGAATATGAATGAGCTGCTTGAAGAAAGCTTTATTCTACGTTCCAAAGAAGCAGGAACCAGAGAGATTTTCGAGAATTATTTGGAATCACAGCGTGACTCTATCCGCAATTATCGGATTCTGATTGAAACGGATTCACTCGCCACCATAAAGGAACTTGTCATGAGCAACATGGGTGTATCCATCATGTCACACAATGCCTGCAAGGAGGATGAACAGAAGGGACGGCTCAAAACCATCCCCATCACCAATTCCACAATGATACGGGAGATCAATCTGGTATATCCGAAGGATTTTCAGCATGTGGATGTGCTGCTTGAGCTGAAAAAGACCTATAGCAAGCTACAGTAA
- a CDS encoding signal peptidase I yields MSIAGTICVVLVILAAFPFTLPRIFGIEIYGILTGSMDPACPTGSLVYVKSVNPESLQEKDIVTFQKGNLVITHRVVKNDVQKEELITKGDANNANDIQPVAYKQIKGKVALTVPLLGYLALRLNSAAGISVCVIILALGLMLWVLGDMMSIKKKSLS; encoded by the coding sequence ATGAGTATCGCTGGAACTATTTGTGTCGTTCTGGTAATACTTGCTGCTTTTCCTTTCACACTGCCTAGAATATTTGGAATTGAAATATATGGAATCCTTACAGGAAGTATGGACCCAGCATGTCCTACAGGTTCTCTGGTATATGTAAAGTCCGTTAACCCTGAAAGTCTGCAGGAAAAGGATATTGTCACATTTCAAAAAGGTAATCTGGTAATCACTCACCGTGTAGTAAAAAATGATGTTCAAAAAGAGGAGCTGATAACAAAAGGTGATGCGAATAATGCCAATGACATACAACCAGTAGCCTATAAACAAATTAAGGGAAAAGTTGCACTTACGGTTCCTTTACTGGGATATTTGGCATTAAGATTGAATTCTGCTGCGGGCATTTCTGTCTGTGTGATTATACTCGCCCTTGGTTTGATGCTCTGGGTACTTGGAGATATGATGAGTATAAAGAAAAAGTCGTTAAGTTAA
- a CDS encoding serine hydroxymethyltransferase — MNDKKIQEAIEREAERQLYNIELIASENYVSRDVLEAAGSILTNKYAEGYPSKRYYGGCVHVDEIEEIARERAKQLFNAEHANVQPHSGSQANMGVYLSVLQPGDTVLGMNLTAGGHLTHGHPLNFSGTLYRFVDYGVTKDSETIDYEEVRRVALKEQPKLIVAGASAYPRVIDFEKFREIADEVGAYFMVDMAHIAGLVAAGEHPSPVPYADFVTTTTHKTLRGPRGGLILCKKEHAALLDKKVFPGMQGGPLMHIIAAKAVCLQEAMQPEFKAYAKQVIANCAVLSNTLKEEGFRIVSGGTDNHLILVDVKSSLDMSGKLAEKLLDEAGITCNKNTIPFETEKPFVTSGIRLGTAAMTTRGFKENEFRQVALWISRVLKNAEDEKVRDEVRNELRALTVQFPLPNEG, encoded by the coding sequence ATGAACGATAAGAAAATTCAGGAAGCCATTGAAAGAGAAGCAGAGCGCCAGCTGTATAATATCGAATTGATTGCATCAGAAAATTATGTATCAAGGGATGTACTGGAGGCTGCCGGAAGCATACTGACAAATAAATATGCAGAAGGCTATCCGAGCAAGCGTTATTACGGAGGCTGTGTACATGTTGATGAGATAGAAGAAATCGCAAGAGAGCGGGCAAAGCAGCTGTTTAACGCTGAGCATGCCAATGTGCAGCCGCACAGCGGTTCTCAGGCAAATATGGGCGTATATTTATCTGTTTTACAGCCAGGTGATACCGTACTGGGTATGAATCTGACGGCAGGAGGTCATCTGACACACGGACATCCTTTAAACTTTTCCGGAACGTTGTACCGGTTTGTGGATTACGGTGTAACAAAGGACAGTGAAACAATCGATTATGAGGAGGTGCGCAGAGTCGCATTAAAGGAACAGCCGAAGCTGATTGTTGCCGGTGCGAGCGCGTATCCAAGAGTGATTGATTTTGAAAAATTCCGTGAGATTGCGGATGAAGTCGGTGCATATTTCATGGTGGATATGGCACATATCGCAGGACTTGTAGCGGCAGGAGAACATCCAAGCCCGGTACCTTATGCGGATTTTGTGACAACGACGACACACAAAACACTGCGCGGACCCCGCGGTGGATTGATTCTCTGTAAAAAGGAGCATGCGGCACTGCTGGATAAAAAGGTGTTCCCCGGAATGCAGGGCGGACCGCTGATGCATATCATAGCGGCAAAGGCAGTTTGTCTGCAGGAAGCGATGCAGCCGGAGTTTAAGGCTTATGCGAAACAGGTTATCGCGAATTGTGCAGTGTTGAGCAATACGCTAAAGGAAGAAGGCTTCCGCATTGTGAGTGGAGGAACGGATAATCACCTGATTCTCGTCGATGTGAAATCCTCTCTGGATATGAGTGGAAAGCTGGCAGAAAAGCTGTTGGATGAGGCCGGTATCACCTGCAATAAGAATACAATCCCATTTGAAACGGAAAAACCGTTTGTAACGAGTGGTATCCGTCTGGGGACTGCGGCTATGACAACAAGAGGCTTCAAAGAAAATGAATTCCGTCAGGTTGCTTTATGGATCAGCCGTGTATTGAAAAATGCAGAGGATGAAAAGGTGCGTGACGAAGTACGAAACGAATTGCGTGCACTTACTGTTCAGTTTCCACTGCCAAATGAAGGATAA
- a CDS encoding DUF5131 family protein: protein MANWNPWHGCHKISAGCEHCYVYRMDERHGKETGVVTRLKDFDKVLHKNRKGEYKIASDEIVYTCFTSDFFVEDADAWRDEAWNIMRQRRDLFFFMITKRIDRLMKCIPYDWGTGWDHVGIACTVETMERAAYRLPIYQAAPLRHKYVVCEPLLEPLNLRPWLDDSIEELIVGGESGPQARVCRYEWILDLRKQCEEKGISFWFKQTGANFVKDNIHYRIPRRQQHLQAKKADINLNPEIIL, encoded by the coding sequence ATGGCAAACTGGAACCCCTGGCATGGCTGTCATAAGATCAGCGCCGGATGTGAGCATTGCTATGTATACCGGATGGACGAAAGACATGGCAAAGAAACCGGTGTTGTTACCCGTCTGAAGGACTTTGATAAGGTTTTGCACAAAAATCGCAAAGGTGAATACAAGATAGCATCCGATGAAATCGTCTATACCTGTTTTACCAGCGATTTTTTTGTAGAGGATGCAGATGCATGGAGAGATGAAGCATGGAATATCATGCGACAGCGCAGGGATTTATTTTTCTTTATGATTACAAAGCGAATTGACAGGCTGATGAAATGCATTCCGTATGACTGGGGAACGGGATGGGATCATGTGGGAATCGCCTGTACGGTGGAAACGATGGAGCGCGCAGCGTATCGTCTTCCCATTTATCAGGCAGCACCTCTGCGTCATAAGTATGTGGTATGTGAACCGCTGCTGGAGCCCTTAAACCTGAGGCCCTGGCTGGATGATAGCATTGAAGAGCTGATCGTCGGAGGAGAAAGCGGACCACAGGCAAGGGTCTGCCGGTATGAGTGGATTCTCGATTTGCGCAAGCAGTGTGAGGAAAAGGGCATATCCTTCTGGTTTAAGCAGACCGGTGCAAATTTTGTGAAGGACAATATTCATTACCGCATACCGCGCAGGCAGCAGCATTTGCAGGCAAAAAAAGCGGATATCAACCTGAATCCGGAAATCATCTTATAA
- a CDS encoding cation:proton antiporter, which produces MIAEVLQKQGNAGIILSIAIILLAGFLCSRVTRKLHFPNVSGYIISGILIGPCVLHLIPFEIVQGMDFMTDIALAFIAFGVGKYFRKDALLKQGGKILTITIFEALTAGACITIAMVTFFHLPWSFSLLLGAIGCATAPASTIMTIRQYHAKGNFVDTILQVTALDDAVALIAFSVCTALVEFMHSDQVLEWSLILLPILWNVLAVGLAVLLAWVLNHIISEKRSSDHRLVLVIAIILSLTGICSCFAISPLLSCMVLGAVYINLSGNKDLFRQVNGFTPPITLLFFVLSGMRLDLRALVSCGLIGIVYFFARILGKAVGAWTGASLSHASTSVRQYLGLALIPQAGVSIGLAILGQRLLPSAEGTMLSLIILSSAVLYEMIGPACAKLSLKLSDSIANDEGREKGNGANHLKVISQKLHGNQ; this is translated from the coding sequence ATGATAGCTGAGGTTTTACAGAAACAAGGGAATGCAGGAATCATTCTCTCTATAGCCATTATTCTGCTCGCTGGCTTTCTTTGTTCCAGGGTTACAAGAAAGCTGCACTTCCCCAATGTGAGCGGTTATATAATTTCGGGGATACTGATCGGTCCCTGTGTATTGCATCTGATACCCTTTGAGATTGTTCAGGGGATGGATTTCATGACGGATATCGCTCTGGCCTTTATCGCCTTTGGCGTAGGTAAGTATTTCAGAAAGGATGCTCTGCTGAAGCAGGGAGGAAAGATTCTAACGATAACGATATTTGAAGCACTGACTGCCGGTGCCTGTATCACCATTGCCATGGTGACGTTCTTTCATCTGCCCTGGTCCTTTTCGCTTCTGCTCGGTGCCATCGGGTGTGCGACAGCACCTGCATCAACCATAATGACGATACGCCAGTATCATGCAAAAGGCAACTTTGTGGATACTATTCTGCAGGTCACTGCGCTGGATGATGCGGTTGCTCTGATTGCGTTCAGTGTCTGCACAGCACTTGTGGAATTCATGCATTCGGATCAGGTGCTGGAATGGTCGCTGATCCTGCTTCCGATTTTGTGGAATGTTCTTGCTGTGGGACTTGCTGTTTTACTGGCATGGGTGCTGAACCATATCATCAGTGAAAAGCGCTCCAGTGATCATCGTCTTGTTTTGGTAATTGCTATCATTCTTTCTCTGACAGGAATCTGTAGCTGCTTTGCTATATCACCACTGTTATCCTGCATGGTGCTGGGTGCTGTTTATATCAATTTATCCGGAAACAAAGACCTGTTTCGTCAGGTAAACGGCTTTACTCCGCCCATCACCCTGCTGTTCTTTGTGTTATCCGGTATGCGTCTGGATTTACGCGCTCTTGTATCCTGTGGTCTGATTGGCATCGTTTATTTCTTTGCACGTATTCTTGGAAAGGCAGTCGGTGCATGGACAGGGGCAAGTCTGTCACATGCCAGCACATCAGTACGGCAATATCTGGGTCTTGCGTTGATACCGCAGGCAGGCGTTTCCATCGGCTTGGCTATTCTCGGACAAAGACTTCTTCCATCTGCGGAAGGAACAATGCTTTCGCTCATTATTCTATCGAGTGCAGTCCTGTATGAGATGATCGGTCCCGCATGCGCTAAGCTGTCACTAAAGCTTTCCGACAGTATCGCAAATGATGAAGGACGGGAAAAGGGAAATGGTGCAAATCATCTCAAAGTGATTTCACAGAAGCTGCATGGAAATCAATAA
- a CDS encoding transporter, producing the protein MHKINTRLVKMMKAVELVIAVLLMIAIAISTLATVCFGAESLMNQSFQLDAILEKALTLVVGVEFVKMLILHTPESVIEVLLYAVARQIIISHESAMENLVGVLAVALIFVVKKYFLMNAEQKK; encoded by the coding sequence ATGCACAAAATCAACACAAGACTTGTTAAAATGATGAAGGCCGTTGAGCTTGTGATTGCCGTGTTGTTAATGATCGCCATCGCAATATCAACGCTGGCAACGGTATGCTTTGGGGCGGAGTCTCTTATGAATCAGAGCTTTCAGCTGGATGCCATACTGGAAAAGGCACTGACTCTGGTTGTCGGGGTGGAATTTGTAAAGATGCTGATTCTGCATACACCGGAATCAGTGATCGAGGTACTGCTGTATGCGGTTGCCCGTCAGATCATTATATCGCATGAAAGCGCCATGGAAAATCTGGTAGGAGTGCTGGCAGTGGCACTGATTTTTGTTGTAAAGAAATATTTCCTGATGAACGCAGAACAAAAGAAATGA
- a CDS encoding MucBP domain-containing protein has product MKNKQIRRAVTAAFVMIGMVISSGSLHAAQKQYEVVFKAALHGTFNQKSLDSRCELENSKKAVCLINAGALFPKAPEVSVESGYRLKSDFYRAPSETVEERTVVVAKYSRLINGLEYLIRYVDESGNDLTTPIIRTTEKGMEETAYAKIIEGYQTDAESKTMRIDKDKTEIIFHYTSTTEAVVRVEESTRTEEIITNAETPIIDMINSQPEAAPVTVNNPLSEVNQNNASNENNTSNENNTTTENNQDTPLTNGKENNKDNGTDVENNETPKAGGTTELKDVLPYAAGGIGILSVLFAAFWLIKKKKLNEQE; this is encoded by the coding sequence ATGAAAAATAAACAGATAAGACGTGCAGTAACAGCAGCCTTTGTCATGATCGGAATGGTGATTTCGAGTGGATCTTTGCATGCAGCACAAAAACAGTATGAAGTGGTATTTAAAGCAGCGCTCCATGGTACATTTAATCAAAAATCACTCGATAGCAGATGCGAATTAGAAAATAGTAAAAAAGCTGTATGCTTGATAAACGCAGGAGCATTATTCCCAAAAGCACCGGAGGTCAGTGTGGAAAGCGGATATCGTCTGAAATCTGATTTCTATCGTGCACCTTCTGAGACGGTAGAAGAAAGAACGGTCGTTGTTGCAAAATACAGTAGGCTTATAAATGGTCTGGAATATTTGATTCGTTATGTTGATGAATCTGGAAATGATTTAACAACACCAATCATTCGAACTACGGAAAAAGGAATGGAAGAAACAGCTTATGCGAAAATAATCGAGGGATATCAGACAGATGCTGAAAGTAAAACGATGAGAATCGACAAAGACAAAACGGAAATTATATTCCATTATACATCTACCACAGAGGCAGTAGTACGGGTGGAGGAATCGACACGGACAGAAGAAATAATAACAAATGCAGAAACACCAATTATAGATATGATAAATTCACAACCAGAAGCTGCACCTGTAACTGTTAATAATCCATTGTCTGAAGTAAATCAAAATAATGCATCGAATGAGAATAATACGTCAAATGAAAATAATACAACCACTGAGAATAATCAAGATACTCCGTTAACAAATGGTAAAGAAAATAATAAAGATAATGGAACGGATGTGGAAAATAATGAAACACCAAAAGCCGGTGGAACAACCGAATTAAAGGATGTTCTGCCCTATGCGGCAGGTGGTATCGGTATCCTGTCAGTGCTGTTTGCAGCATTCTGGCTTATAAAGAAAAAGAAATTAAATGAACAGGAGTAA
- the rpiB gene encoding ribose 5-phosphate isomerase B has product MKIAVACDHGAFEYKEIVKEMLTEMGHEVEDFGCHGCESVDYPDYAGPAAQSVADGKNDKGIVICGTGIGVSIAANKIKGIRCALCSDPVSAKLTREHNNSNVLAMGQRIIGVELMKEIVRVWVNTEFSHDERHQRRINKVMALEK; this is encoded by the coding sequence ATGAAAATAGCGGTAGCTTGTGATCACGGTGCTTTTGAGTATAAGGAAATCGTGAAGGAAATGTTAACGGAAATGGGACATGAGGTCGAAGACTTCGGATGTCATGGATGTGAGTCTGTGGATTATCCGGACTACGCAGGACCGGCTGCACAGAGTGTCGCAGATGGTAAAAACGATAAGGGAATCGTTATCTGCGGGACAGGAATCGGTGTCAGCATTGCCGCCAACAAGATTAAGGGAATCCGTTGTGCGCTTTGCAGTGATCCGGTTAGTGCCAAACTGACAAGAGAGCACAATAACTCCAATGTGCTGGCGATGGGACAAAGAATCATCGGTGTGGAGCTGATGAAGGAAATTGTACGTGTTTGGGTAAATACCGAGTTTTCCCATGATGAGCGCCACCAGAGAAGAATTAATAAGGTAATGGCTCTGGAAAAATAA